In Tribolium castaneum strain GA2 chromosome 4, icTriCast1.1, whole genome shotgun sequence, one DNA window encodes the following:
- the LOC663783 gene encoding glutamate receptor ionotropic, kainate 2 isoform X1, which yields MMEWLTQLLLVLPLMKFSNTLPDVIRIGGLFHPADDKQEIAFRYAVEKINSDRMILPRSKLSAQIEKMSPQDSFHASKKVCHLLRSGVAAIFGPQSAHTASHVQSICDTMEIPHLETRWDYRLRRESCLVNLYPHPTTLSKAYVDLVKAWGWKSFTIIYENNEGLVRLQELLKAHGPYEFPITVRQLGESSDYRPLLKQIKNSAESHIVLDCSTERIYDVLKQAQQIGMMSDYHSYLITSLDLHGVDLEEFKYGGTNITAFRLVDPDGPEVRKVVREWNLSEAKNKKGEISSIIRDNNTFVKAETALMYDAVHLFAKALHDLDTSQQIDIKPLSCDAVDTWPHGYSLINYMKIVEMRGLTGVIKFDHQGFRSDFVLDIIELNKEGLKKIGTWNSTEGVNFTRTYGEAYTQIVEIIQNKTFVVTTILSSPYVMRKEASEKLTGNAQFEGYAVDLIHEISRVLGFNYTIRLAPDGRYGSLNRETKEWDGMIRELLDQKADLAIADLTITYDREQAVDFTMPFMNLGISILYRKPIKQPPNLFSFLSPLSLDVWIYMATAYLGVSVLLFILARFTPYEWQNPHPCNPNPDHLENQFTLFNCMWFAIGSLMQQGCDFLPKAVSTRMVAGMWWFFTLIMISSYTANLAAFLTVERMDSPIESADDLAKQTKIKYGALRGGSTAAFFRDSNFSTYQRMWSFMESQRPSVFTASNVEGVERVVKGKGSYAFLMESTSIEYVIERNCELTQVGGMLDSKGYGIAMPPNSPFRTAISGTILKLQEEGKLHILKTRWWKEKRGGGACRDDTTKTSSTANELGLANVGGVFVVLMGGMGVACVIAVCEFVWKSRKVAVEERSSLCAEMANELKFAMRCQGSTKPIRKKGRPCDASTGVDDARFHPLGSYTSYGFVVNKEPIN from the exons ATGATGGAGTGGCTAACGCAATTGCTTTTAGTGCTTCCGCTAATGAAATTTTCCAACACTCTTCCAGACGTGATCCGAATAG GTGGACTGTTTCATCCCGCTGATGATAAGCAAGAGATCGCATTTAGATATGCGGTCGAGAAGATCAACAGCGATCGGATGATCCTGCCGAGGTCCAAGCTCAGCGCGCAGATCGAGAAGATGTCCCCGCAGGACAGCTTCCACGCATCCAAAAAAG TTTGTCACCTATTGCGAAGTGGAGTGGCTGCCATCTTCGGGCCTCAGTCGGCACACACGGCCAGTCACGTGCAGTCAATATGCGATACGATGGAAATCCCGCACCTGGAGACCCGCTGGGACTACCGCCTCCGGAGGGAGAGCTGTCTAGTCAACCTGTACCCCCATCCCACCACGCTGTCCAAG GCGTATGTGGATTTAGTGAAAGCCTGGGGCTGGAAATCCTTCACTATAATCTACGAGAATAATGAGGGTCTGGTGCGGTTGCAGGAGCTGTTGAAAGCTCACGGTCCCTACGAGTTTCCCATCACTGTACGCCAGCTTGGGGAAAGCTCTGATTACAG gcCACTGCTGAAGCAGATCAAGAACTCGGCAGAGTCGCATATCGTTTTAGACTGTTCGACGGAGAGGATTTACGATGTTTTGAAACAAGCGCAACAGATCGGCATGATGAGCGACTATCACAGCTATCTCATAACATCTTTA GATCTACACGGCGTAGATCTGGAGGAGTTCAAATACGGAGGTACTAATATAACGGCTTTCCGACTCGTGGATCCTGATGGACCGGAAGTTCGTAAAGTTGTACGAGAATGGAATTTGAGCGAAGCAAAGAACAAAAAGGGAGAAATTTCATCAATAATTCGG gataataatacttttgtAAAG GCAGAAACGGCCTTAATGTACGACGCGGTGCATTTGTTTGCGAAAGCACTCCATGATTTGGACACCAGCCAACAAATCGACATCAAGCCGCTGAGCTGCGACGCCGTGGATACCTGGCCGCACGGCTACAGTCTCATCAACTACATGAAAATC GTCGAGATGCGGGGCTTGACCGGAGTGATCAAGTTCGACCATCAGGGATTTCGGAGCGATTTCGTGCTGGACATCATCGAGCTGAACAAGGAGGGGCTCAAGAAGATCGGCACGTGGAACTCCACCGAAGGTGTCAATTTTACGAGGACTTATGGCGAGGCCTACACCCAGATCGTGGAGATTATCCAGAATAAAACGTTCGTCGTCACCACGATCCTA AGTTCTCCGTACGTGATGCGTAAAGAGGCGAGTGAGAAATTGACAGGGAACGCGCAGTTTGAGGGCTACGCCGTGGATTTAATCCACGAGATATCGCGAGTGTTGGGCTTCAACTACACCATCCGGCTGGCTCCTGATGGGAGATACGGGTCCCTGAACCGGGAGACGAAGGAGTGGGACGGGATGATCCGGGAATTGCTGGATCAGAAAGCCGACCTGGCAATCGCCGACTTGACTATCACTTACGATAGAGAACAAGCTGTAGATTTTACGATGCCTTTTATGAACCTAGGCATCAGTATTTTGTACCGAAAGCCCATAAAGCAGCCACCGAATCTCTTCTCCTTCTTATCGCCGCTATCGCTCGACGTTTGGATCTACATGGCGACGGCCTATCTGGGCGTGTCCGTGCTGCTCTTCATCCTAGCCAG GTTCACTCCCTACGAGTGGCAGAACCCACACCCGTGCAACCCTAACCCGGACCACCTCGAGAACCAGTTCACTTTGTTTAATTGCATGTGGTTCGCTATCGGTTCTTTAATGCAGCAAGGATGCGACTTTTTGCCCAA aGCCGTTTCCACGAGAATGGTGGCCGGGATGTGGTGGTTCTTCACCTTGATCATGATTTCCTCGTATACTGCCAACTTGGCCGCGTTTTTGACGGTGGAACGCATGGACTCCCCCATCGAAAGCGCTGACGATTTGGCCAAACAGACCAAGATCAAGTACGGGGCGCTCCGCGGGGGCTCCACTGCTGCCTTCTTCCGGGACTCAAACTTCTCGACCTACCAGCGGATGTGGTCGTTTATGGAGTCGCAAAGACCGTCGGTCTTCACCGCGAGTAACGTGGAAGGGGTGGAGCGGGTCGTTAAAGGCAAGGGCAGCTACGCTTTCCTTATGGAATCCACTTCGATCGAATACGTAATTGAGCGAAACTGCGAGCTGACCCAAGTGGGAGGAATGCTCGATTCGAAGGGATACGGCATCGCCATGCCTCCAA ATTCCCCGTTCAGGACTGCAATTAGTGGCACGATATTAAAGTTGCAAGAAGAGGGAAAACTCCACATATTGAAAACACGCTGGTGGAAGGAGAAACGGGGCGGAGGAGCGTGTCGG GACGATACGACCAAAACCAGCAGCACAGCTAATGAATTAGGTCTGGCCAACGTGGGTGGGGTTTTTGTCGTACTCATGGGCGGAATGGGAGTAGCGTGCGTTATAGCAGTGTGCGAATTTGTATGGAAATCGCGGAAAGTTGCAGTGGAAGAAAGG TCGTCCTTGTGTGCTGAGATGgcaaatgaattaaaattcgCCATGCGTTGTCAAGGGTCGACGAAACCAATTCGCAAGAAGGGACGCCCTTGCGATGCCTCAACAGGGGTTGATGACGCTCGGTTTCATCCCTTGGGATCTTACACGTCTTACGGTTTCGTTGTCAATAAAGAAcccattaattaa